One window of the Esox lucius isolate fEsoLuc1 chromosome 8, fEsoLuc1.pri, whole genome shotgun sequence genome contains the following:
- the bcl6aa gene encoding BCL6A transcription repressor a isoform X1 — MPHSFQQKQAQQMLLLCQGVNLRREEAGQPTVWSHHKQSYPEFEKMACAADSCIQFTRHASDVLLNLNRLRSRDILTDVTILVNRQQFRAHKTVLMACSGLFYSIFTDSLKCSLNAISLDPKVDPDGFAILLEFMYTSRLSLKESLIMAIMNTAIYLQMDHVVDTCHRFIKSSDPGQGKLPRDEFLVSPLLLPQDVHAYRPHEVVDNLPGRVGPFREGRPYGSSMFTGVNSPSNYHLYGQFPVQGFPFPLCKLTDTKSTFADFSKVGIHHKHCSPPDTSSAMRAEYSRAVSGGTGTIHHTAASYVSSREAAARDDDIRKEHHEGGHSHASGFGGNRKRAFAGALVHDHQKAVLGKEHGPQPTEDDMSHQHYPLGISSAGRKGLMNSPQSPLKSDCQPNSPTESSSSKNAGLSLSQAGRGGVQPPQGSQDPKARNWKKYKFIVLNQSTTKEEDVGLQEPGLRSPQRLCLPAFLQPSDSDHLDPPTGAKINEHGEDLAVPQASRLNNIINRALDGSQRTADSHSVYTSHLKCTSCGSQSPQHSEVCPGTAASRLAEEMAELHSEFSDSSCENGTFCCNDCDSKFADDEALKRHVLQVHGDKPYKCDRCQAAFRYKGNLASHKTVHTGEKPYRCDICGAQFNRPANLKTHTRIHSGEKPYKCETCGARFVQVAHLRAHVLIHTGEKPYPCEICGTRFRHLQTLKSHLRIHTGEKPYHCEKCNLHFRHKSQLRLHLRQKHGAITNTKIQYRMSPVELPTDLTKAC, encoded by the exons AGTTCGAGAAAATGGCTTGTGCAGCGGACAGCTGCATCCAGTTCACGCGTCACGCCAGCGACGTGCTGCTCAACCTCAATCGCCTGCGCAGCCGAGACATCCTCACAGACGTTACCATCCTGGTGAACAGGCAGCAGTTCCGTGCCCACAAGACCGTCCTCATGGCCTGCAG CGGGTTGTTCTACAGCATCTTTACAGACTCTCTTAAGTGCAGTCTGAATGCTATTAGTCTGGACCCCAAGGTGGACCCGGATGGATTTGCCATCCTGCTGGAGTTCATGTACACCTCCAGGCTGTCTCTGAAGGAGAGCCTGATCATGGCCATCATGAACACTGCGATCTACCTACAGATGGACCATGTCGTGGACACCTGTCACAGATTCATCAAATCCAG TGACCCTGGCCAGGGCAAGCTCCCCAGAGACGAGTTTTTGGTGAGCCCTCTACTTTTACCTCAGGATGTCCATGCATACCGGCCCCATGAAGTTGTTGACAATCTGCCCGGTCGGGTCGGCCCTTTCAGAGAAGGGAGGCCTTACGGCTCCAGCATGTTCACTGGGGTCAACTCCCCCAGCAATTACCACCTCTACGGCCAATTCCCTGTCCAGGGGTTCCCCTTCCCTCTCTGCAAGCTAACGGACACCAAAAGCACATTCGCCGACTTCTCTAAGGTTGGGATCCACCACAAGCATTGTTCCCCACCGGACACAAGCAGTGCTATGAGGGCAGAGTACAGCCGGGCAGTGAGTGGTGGCACAGGCACCATCCACCACACAGCAGCCAGCTACGTGTCCTCCAGGGAGGCAGCGGCCAGGGACGACGACATTAGGAAGGAGCATCACGAGGGAGGGCACAGCCATGCCAGTGGGTTTGGTGGTAACAGGAAGAGGGCATTCGCCGGGGCCTTGGTCCACGATCACCAAAAGGCGGTTCTGGGCAAGGAGCACGGGCCACAACCGACAGAGGACGACATGAGCCACCAGCATTATCCTCTGGGGATCTCCTCAGCTGGACGGAAGGGCCTGATGAACAGCCCTCAGAGCCCGCTGAAATCCGACTGCCAGCCCAACTCTCCCACAGAATCCAGCAGCAGCAAGAACGCTGGCCTGTCCCTCTCTCAGGCTGGCCGGGGCGGCGTTCAGCCCCCACAGGGCAGCCAGGACCCCAAGGCTCGCAACTGGAAGAAGTACAAGTTCATCGTGCTCAACCAGAGTACCACCAAGGAGGAGGACGTCGGGCTGCAGGAACCGGGACTCCGCTCCCCCCAGCGTCTCTGTCTGCCCGCCTTTCTCCAACCCTCTGACTCGGACCACCTGGACCCGCCGACTGGTGCCAAGATCAACGAGCATGGAGAGGACCTAGCGGTTCCGCAAGCCTCCCGCCTCAACAACATAATCAACAG AGCCCTGGATGGATCACAGAGGACGGCTGACAGCCACTCTGTCTACACCAGCCACTTGAAGTGCACCTCGTGTGGTTCCCAGTCTCCGCAGCACTCTGAGGTGTGTCCCGGCACCGCGGCCTCCCGTCTGGCTGAGGAGATGGCAGAGCTACACTCGGAGTTCTCAGACTCCAGCTGTG AAAACGGGACGTTCTGTTGCAACGACTGCGACTCCAAGTTTGCGGACGACGAGGCCCTGAAGCGCCACGTCCTGCAGGTCCACGGTGACAAACCGTACAAGTGCGACCGTTGCCAGGCCGCGTTCCGCTACAAGGGCAACCTTGCCAGCCACAAGACCGTCCACACAG GCGAGAAGCCGTATCGCTGCGACATCTGTGGAGCTCAGTTCAACAGACCAGCTAACCTCAAAACCCACACCCGTATCCACtcaggagagaagccatacaAGTGTGAGACGTGTGGCGCTCGGTTCGTGCAG GTTGCCCATCTCCGTGCCCATGTTTTGATCCACACGGGGGAGAAGCCATATCCTTGCGAGATCTGTGGGACGCGCTTCCGTCACCTACAGACACTGAAGAGTCACCTACGGATACACACGGGAGAGAAGCCCTATCAT TGTGAGAAATGCAATTTGCACTTTCGCCACAAGAGCCAGCTTCGATTGCACCTTCGACAGAAGCACGGTGCCATTACCAACACAAAGATCCAGTACCGCATGTCGCCGGTAGAGCTGCCAACTGACCTGACCAAGGCATGctga
- the bcl6aa gene encoding BCL6A transcription repressor a isoform X2, translated as MQEVSRNAIPEFEKMACAADSCIQFTRHASDVLLNLNRLRSRDILTDVTILVNRQQFRAHKTVLMACSGLFYSIFTDSLKCSLNAISLDPKVDPDGFAILLEFMYTSRLSLKESLIMAIMNTAIYLQMDHVVDTCHRFIKSSDPGQGKLPRDEFLVSPLLLPQDVHAYRPHEVVDNLPGRVGPFREGRPYGSSMFTGVNSPSNYHLYGQFPVQGFPFPLCKLTDTKSTFADFSKVGIHHKHCSPPDTSSAMRAEYSRAVSGGTGTIHHTAASYVSSREAAARDDDIRKEHHEGGHSHASGFGGNRKRAFAGALVHDHQKAVLGKEHGPQPTEDDMSHQHYPLGISSAGRKGLMNSPQSPLKSDCQPNSPTESSSSKNAGLSLSQAGRGGVQPPQGSQDPKARNWKKYKFIVLNQSTTKEEDVGLQEPGLRSPQRLCLPAFLQPSDSDHLDPPTGAKINEHGEDLAVPQASRLNNIINRALDGSQRTADSHSVYTSHLKCTSCGSQSPQHSEVCPGTAASRLAEEMAELHSEFSDSSCENGTFCCNDCDSKFADDEALKRHVLQVHGDKPYKCDRCQAAFRYKGNLASHKTVHTGEKPYRCDICGAQFNRPANLKTHTRIHSGEKPYKCETCGARFVQVAHLRAHVLIHTGEKPYPCEICGTRFRHLQTLKSHLRIHTGEKPYHCEKCNLHFRHKSQLRLHLRQKHGAITNTKIQYRMSPVELPTDLTKAC; from the exons AGTTCGAGAAAATGGCTTGTGCAGCGGACAGCTGCATCCAGTTCACGCGTCACGCCAGCGACGTGCTGCTCAACCTCAATCGCCTGCGCAGCCGAGACATCCTCACAGACGTTACCATCCTGGTGAACAGGCAGCAGTTCCGTGCCCACAAGACCGTCCTCATGGCCTGCAG CGGGTTGTTCTACAGCATCTTTACAGACTCTCTTAAGTGCAGTCTGAATGCTATTAGTCTGGACCCCAAGGTGGACCCGGATGGATTTGCCATCCTGCTGGAGTTCATGTACACCTCCAGGCTGTCTCTGAAGGAGAGCCTGATCATGGCCATCATGAACACTGCGATCTACCTACAGATGGACCATGTCGTGGACACCTGTCACAGATTCATCAAATCCAG TGACCCTGGCCAGGGCAAGCTCCCCAGAGACGAGTTTTTGGTGAGCCCTCTACTTTTACCTCAGGATGTCCATGCATACCGGCCCCATGAAGTTGTTGACAATCTGCCCGGTCGGGTCGGCCCTTTCAGAGAAGGGAGGCCTTACGGCTCCAGCATGTTCACTGGGGTCAACTCCCCCAGCAATTACCACCTCTACGGCCAATTCCCTGTCCAGGGGTTCCCCTTCCCTCTCTGCAAGCTAACGGACACCAAAAGCACATTCGCCGACTTCTCTAAGGTTGGGATCCACCACAAGCATTGTTCCCCACCGGACACAAGCAGTGCTATGAGGGCAGAGTACAGCCGGGCAGTGAGTGGTGGCACAGGCACCATCCACCACACAGCAGCCAGCTACGTGTCCTCCAGGGAGGCAGCGGCCAGGGACGACGACATTAGGAAGGAGCATCACGAGGGAGGGCACAGCCATGCCAGTGGGTTTGGTGGTAACAGGAAGAGGGCATTCGCCGGGGCCTTGGTCCACGATCACCAAAAGGCGGTTCTGGGCAAGGAGCACGGGCCACAACCGACAGAGGACGACATGAGCCACCAGCATTATCCTCTGGGGATCTCCTCAGCTGGACGGAAGGGCCTGATGAACAGCCCTCAGAGCCCGCTGAAATCCGACTGCCAGCCCAACTCTCCCACAGAATCCAGCAGCAGCAAGAACGCTGGCCTGTCCCTCTCTCAGGCTGGCCGGGGCGGCGTTCAGCCCCCACAGGGCAGCCAGGACCCCAAGGCTCGCAACTGGAAGAAGTACAAGTTCATCGTGCTCAACCAGAGTACCACCAAGGAGGAGGACGTCGGGCTGCAGGAACCGGGACTCCGCTCCCCCCAGCGTCTCTGTCTGCCCGCCTTTCTCCAACCCTCTGACTCGGACCACCTGGACCCGCCGACTGGTGCCAAGATCAACGAGCATGGAGAGGACCTAGCGGTTCCGCAAGCCTCCCGCCTCAACAACATAATCAACAG AGCCCTGGATGGATCACAGAGGACGGCTGACAGCCACTCTGTCTACACCAGCCACTTGAAGTGCACCTCGTGTGGTTCCCAGTCTCCGCAGCACTCTGAGGTGTGTCCCGGCACCGCGGCCTCCCGTCTGGCTGAGGAGATGGCAGAGCTACACTCGGAGTTCTCAGACTCCAGCTGTG AAAACGGGACGTTCTGTTGCAACGACTGCGACTCCAAGTTTGCGGACGACGAGGCCCTGAAGCGCCACGTCCTGCAGGTCCACGGTGACAAACCGTACAAGTGCGACCGTTGCCAGGCCGCGTTCCGCTACAAGGGCAACCTTGCCAGCCACAAGACCGTCCACACAG GCGAGAAGCCGTATCGCTGCGACATCTGTGGAGCTCAGTTCAACAGACCAGCTAACCTCAAAACCCACACCCGTATCCACtcaggagagaagccatacaAGTGTGAGACGTGTGGCGCTCGGTTCGTGCAG GTTGCCCATCTCCGTGCCCATGTTTTGATCCACACGGGGGAGAAGCCATATCCTTGCGAGATCTGTGGGACGCGCTTCCGTCACCTACAGACACTGAAGAGTCACCTACGGATACACACGGGAGAGAAGCCCTATCAT TGTGAGAAATGCAATTTGCACTTTCGCCACAAGAGCCAGCTTCGATTGCACCTTCGACAGAAGCACGGTGCCATTACCAACACAAAGATCCAGTACCGCATGTCGCCGGTAGAGCTGCCAACTGACCTGACCAAGGCATGctga